One part of the Myxococcales bacterium genome encodes these proteins:
- a CDS encoding glycosyltransferase family 4 protein, whose product MEIPPPADLYPMLEATKVAHHEQGRDIVNIGMIIGRIGDVDGVALEAEKWIQVLERLGHQVFILSGRFKGHPVPLERETHLPILSFFSPECEWEQNRAFFFPPDDPDELLTTVESNGHNIATEIFAWALRNKIDVLLSENASALPCHLSMGLGIKLAVDSMDIPVVTHDHDYAWERGSRYDSPFQEITSLVHDTFPLRSDPQIRHAVINSAAQQELKQRFDINAHVVPNVMDFKRPFGVTDEYNRDLLKEIGFDHNDIPVFQITRIVERKGIEVAIDLIGQLDDPRIKLVITGSAADDERKGYFKRLVDQIAQQGLGDRVRFAYHRILSDRDRLPDGRKIYSLSDAYASSLACTYFSTYEGFGNAFIETILAKRPVFVNNYKPVFWPDIGSKGFKCVMLENNQLTDEVLEEVDEILHNPELRKEITEHNFRLGREHFSYEVLQDKLEELFSF is encoded by the coding sequence ATGGAAATTCCCCCCCCAGCCGATCTCTATCCAATGCTCGAGGCCACGAAGGTGGCCCATCACGAGCAAGGCCGGGACATAGTGAATATCGGAATGATCATTGGTCGGATCGGTGACGTTGATGGGGTCGCGCTCGAAGCCGAAAAATGGATACAGGTGCTCGAGCGGCTGGGGCACCAGGTCTTCATCCTGTCTGGGCGTTTCAAGGGCCACCCGGTCCCACTCGAACGCGAGACCCACCTCCCGATCCTGTCGTTCTTCTCGCCCGAATGCGAGTGGGAACAGAACCGCGCGTTCTTCTTCCCCCCCGACGATCCCGATGAACTCCTCACTACGGTAGAGAGCAACGGCCATAACATCGCGACGGAGATCTTTGCCTGGGCACTGCGCAACAAGATCGACGTACTACTTTCCGAAAACGCGTCGGCGCTTCCCTGCCACCTCTCGATGGGACTCGGGATCAAGCTTGCGGTCGACTCCATGGACATCCCGGTGGTGACCCACGATCACGACTACGCGTGGGAGCGCGGCTCCCGATACGATTCGCCGTTCCAAGAGATTACAAGTCTGGTCCACGACACCTTTCCGCTGCGTTCGGATCCCCAGATCCGCCACGCAGTAATCAACTCCGCGGCCCAGCAGGAACTCAAGCAACGCTTCGACATCAATGCCCACGTGGTTCCGAACGTAATGGATTTCAAGCGACCATTTGGGGTAACGGACGAATACAACCGCGATCTCCTCAAAGAGATCGGCTTCGACCACAACGACATTCCGGTCTTCCAGATCACGCGAATCGTCGAGCGGAAGGGAATTGAGGTCGCGATTGATCTGATCGGGCAACTCGACGACCCGCGCATCAAGCTCGTCATCACGGGCAGCGCTGCGGACGACGAACGCAAGGGATACTTCAAGCGCCTTGTCGACCAGATCGCCCAACAGGGACTCGGCGATCGCGTTCGTTTCGCTTATCACCGTATTTTGTCCGACCGCGACCGTCTTCCCGACGGCCGCAAGATCTACTCCCTTTCCGACGCGTACGCGAGCAGCCTTGCGTGCACCTACTTCAGTACCTACGAGGGGTTCGGCAACGCATTTATCGAGACGATCCTCGCGAAGCGTCCTGTTTTTGTGAACAACTACAAGCCGGTCTTTTGGCCGGACATTGGGAGCAAGGGGTTCAAGTGCGTGATGCTCGAGAACAACCAGCTCACCGACGAGGTGCTCGAAGAAGTCGATGAAATTCTCCACAACCCCGAGTTGCGCAAGGAGATCACCGAGCATAACTTCCGACTTGGTCGCGAGCATTTTTCCTACGAGGTACTCCAGGACAAGCTCGAGGAGCTGTTCTCATTCTGA
- a CDS encoding YIP1 family protein: MIRAAKLDAQLYEEVEADQGAMGQARAVVILSAVAAGIGNFSQGGIGGIVVLSVAALVSWYIWAFLTYMIGTRLLPEPGTRADLGELLRTLGFASAPGLIRVLGIVPGFTQIVFTVASIWMLIAMVIAVRQALDYESTPRAVGVCVIGWIVQAILLVLVFSMIGGAPA, encoded by the coding sequence ATGATCCGCGCCGCCAAGCTGGATGCCCAGCTCTACGAGGAGGTGGAGGCGGATCAAGGGGCCATGGGGCAGGCGAGGGCCGTCGTGATCCTCTCGGCCGTGGCGGCGGGAATTGGCAATTTTTCGCAGGGGGGCATCGGCGGGATCGTGGTGCTCAGCGTTGCGGCGCTCGTCAGCTGGTATATCTGGGCTTTCCTTACCTACATGATCGGAACGCGACTCCTGCCCGAGCCAGGCACTCGCGCCGACCTGGGGGAACTGCTGCGGACCCTCGGCTTTGCGAGTGCGCCGGGTCTGATTCGGGTGCTCGGGATCGTGCCTGGTTTCACCCAGATCGTGTTCACAGTGGCGAGTATTTGGATGCTGATCGCGATGGTGATCGCGGTGCGGCAGGCCCTGGACTACGAAAGCACCCCCCGCGCGGTCGGCGTTTGCGTGATCGGCTGGATCGTGCAGGCGATCCTGCTCGTGCTCGTGTTCTCGATGATAGGGGGTGCGCCTGCCTAG
- a CDS encoding amidohydrolase family protein, whose translation MKFQFIMFTACVSMLLAATSDAQGAEPSAEVVVLRGGWLFDGIADARIRNTGIVIRDGKFSEVGADLKGRKFPKARVIDLDDDATILPGMFDLHAHYNLDLVDAGRAEEMRNNAMLFLANGVTATWSAGEFYPERVIAARSRIDRGEEVGTRIFNSGPYFGAFRCEYQIETAADDCKAWPNDITEAEIRREVDYWAKRGVTSIKIKQSTPEETRILIDQAHKNGMTATGHLANYKDVYDVHARDAIAMKIDRLEHWITLEEGGEEKSELSEMIALFLDHGVYFDANLQMYGEGKLRNDPALDMVWTDEGRFFTPYTRKLLKKRVAADPSFETGQSSDFPQRVVEFKAFYDAGGGPLMLVGTDEPVYNLLLPAFAYHRELLAMVWAGMPPVAVLKAATINGARALGVDDRLGSIEVGKLADLFVANGNPLAEITAARDIHLVIKDGVVYRPEDLFAAAENQIGPSGPDDHEAWTLRVTPLVRIKF comes from the coding sequence ATGAAGTTTCAGTTCATCATGTTTACGGCTTGCGTGTCGATGCTGCTTGCCGCTACTTCGGATGCGCAGGGGGCCGAGCCCTCTGCCGAAGTGGTGGTGCTGCGGGGTGGATGGCTCTTTGACGGGATCGCGGATGCGCGCATACGCAATACCGGGATCGTGATTCGTGACGGAAAATTTTCCGAGGTTGGCGCCGATTTGAAGGGGCGCAAATTCCCCAAGGCGCGGGTGATCGACCTGGACGACGACGCAACCATCTTGCCCGGGATGTTCGACTTACACGCCCACTATAACCTGGACCTGGTTGACGCCGGCCGCGCAGAAGAGATGCGCAACAATGCGATGTTGTTTCTCGCCAATGGCGTGACTGCGACCTGGTCCGCGGGCGAATTCTATCCCGAGCGTGTAATCGCAGCCCGCAGTCGCATCGATCGTGGCGAAGAGGTCGGTACACGGATTTTCAATTCGGGCCCCTATTTCGGTGCCTTTCGTTGCGAGTATCAGATCGAGACCGCGGCGGATGATTGTAAAGCTTGGCCCAATGACATCACCGAAGCGGAGATTCGCCGGGAGGTGGACTATTGGGCCAAACGGGGGGTCACGAGTATCAAGATCAAGCAGTCGACTCCGGAGGAGACGCGCATCCTGATCGACCAAGCGCACAAAAATGGCATGACGGCCACGGGCCACTTGGCAAATTACAAAGACGTCTACGACGTCCACGCCCGAGACGCGATCGCGATGAAGATCGACCGCCTCGAGCACTGGATCACGCTGGAAGAAGGGGGCGAAGAGAAGTCCGAACTGTCGGAAATGATTGCCCTCTTTTTAGACCACGGGGTCTACTTCGACGCCAATTTGCAGATGTACGGCGAAGGAAAACTTCGCAACGATCCCGCTCTCGACATGGTATGGACGGATGAGGGGCGCTTCTTCACCCCGTATACCCGCAAACTCTTGAAAAAACGCGTCGCCGCCGACCCCAGTTTTGAAACGGGTCAGTCTTCGGATTTTCCGCAACGTGTCGTCGAATTCAAAGCCTTCTACGACGCCGGCGGCGGCCCGCTCATGCTGGTGGGAACCGATGAGCCGGTCTACAACCTATTGCTCCCGGCGTTTGCCTATCACCGGGAACTTTTGGCGATGGTCTGGGCCGGCATGCCTCCGGTCGCAGTCCTGAAAGCTGCGACGATCAATGGAGCCCGGGCTCTCGGCGTGGACGACCGGCTCGGCTCCATCGAGGTCGGCAAGCTTGCGGATCTATTTGTCGCAAACGGCAATCCATTGGCAGAGATCACGGCGGCGCGAGACATCCATCTGGTCATCAAGGACGGCGTCGTTTATCGCCCCGAGGATCTCTTCGCTGCTGCGGAAAATCAGATCGGACCCTCGGGCCCGGATGACCACGAAGCATGGACGCTCCGTGTTACGCCACTCGTGCGCATTAAGTTCTAG
- a CDS encoding CoA transferase yields the protein MAGPLGHIRVLELSRILAGPWASQTLADLGASVIKVERPGVGDDTRSWGPPFVKRGEQGDGAGTTDAAYFLCTNRGKRSITVDFTKPEGQEIVNQLAQSSDVLIENFKPGGLERYGLDYESLKKLNHRLVYCSITGFGQTGPYHNRPGYDFLIQGMGGLMSVTGQPDDEPGGEPMKVGLAVADLFTGLYAVIAIQGALAHVELKGEGQYIDLALLDVQLAVMANQASNYLATGTPPGRLGNAHPNIVPYHAFATSDGFVILAVGNDAQFARFCEVAGQPELATDERYVTNSLRVKNREELLPVLQTIFCDRSSLQWIGDLEAVGVPCGPINSMGAVFDDPQIRSRGMQIEIEDDVTGTTPGVASPIKYSKTPLSHTQAPPSLGQHTDEILREVHGYTQAEIDGLRTKGVI from the coding sequence ATGGCAGGGCCTCTTGGTCACATCCGAGTGCTCGAGCTGAGTCGCATCCTCGCTGGGCCGTGGGCCTCGCAGACCCTCGCGGACCTGGGCGCTTCCGTGATCAAGGTCGAGCGACCGGGAGTCGGCGACGATACCCGCAGCTGGGGGCCGCCCTTCGTCAAAAGAGGTGAGCAAGGCGATGGGGCGGGTACCACAGACGCCGCCTACTTCCTGTGTACAAATCGTGGCAAACGCTCCATCACCGTGGACTTCACAAAGCCCGAGGGCCAGGAGATCGTGAACCAACTCGCCCAATCGAGCGACGTGCTGATCGAAAATTTCAAGCCGGGGGGGCTCGAGCGCTACGGGCTCGACTACGAATCCCTCAAGAAGTTGAACCACAGGCTCGTCTATTGCTCCATCACGGGTTTTGGACAAACGGGCCCGTACCACAACCGCCCGGGATACGACTTCTTGATCCAGGGAATGGGAGGCCTCATGAGCGTAACGGGCCAGCCCGACGACGAACCCGGGGGCGAGCCCATGAAAGTCGGACTCGCGGTAGCGGATCTCTTCACAGGTCTCTATGCGGTCATCGCAATTCAAGGCGCCCTCGCCCACGTCGAACTCAAGGGCGAAGGGCAATACATCGACCTTGCGCTTCTCGACGTGCAGCTGGCGGTGATGGCCAACCAAGCTTCGAATTATCTCGCCACGGGCACGCCGCCCGGGCGACTTGGCAATGCACATCCGAACATCGTTCCCTACCACGCCTTCGCGACGAGCGATGGCTTTGTCATACTCGCCGTGGGAAACGATGCCCAGTTCGCCCGCTTCTGCGAAGTGGCGGGGCAACCAGAGTTGGCGACGGACGAGCGCTATGTAACCAATTCGTTGAGGGTCAAGAATCGCGAGGAACTGCTCCCCGTCTTGCAGACGATTTTTTGTGACAGGTCTTCGCTTCAGTGGATTGGTGATTTGGAAGCCGTGGGCGTTCCTTGCGGGCCAATCAATTCGATGGGTGCTGTTTTCGACGACCCCCAGATCCGGAGCCGAGGCATGCAAATCGAAATCGAAGACGATGTGACAGGCACGACCCCCGGCGTCGCCTCGCCGATCAAGTATTCAAAAACCCCTCTCAGCCACACCCAGGCGCCACCGAGCCTCGGCCAGCATACCGACGAGATCCTGCGTGAAGTGCACGGTTACACCCAGGCGGAAATCGATGGGCTGCGTACCAAAGGTGTCATATGA
- a CDS encoding CDGSH iron-sulfur domain-containing protein, translating into MKTPVIAQRAPISIDVEAGKVYFWCACGRSQKQPFCDGSHKGTEFTPIKYEAEEATAVFFCCCKHSKSAPICDGSHKTLEGR; encoded by the coding sequence ATGAAGACTCCCGTGATTGCTCAAAGAGCGCCAATCTCAATCGATGTTGAAGCGGGTAAGGTTTACTTCTGGTGCGCGTGTGGAAGAAGCCAGAAACAGCCATTCTGCGACGGCTCTCACAAGGGCACGGAATTTACGCCGATCAAATACGAGGCAGAGGAGGCGACAGCAGTCTTTTTCTGCTGCTGTAAGCATTCGAAGAGCGCACCAATCTGCGATGGATCTCACAAGACATTGGAGGGGCGATAA
- a CDS encoding phosphodiester glycosidase family protein gives MGQQRHPRSDEMLDSLREENVTTWFDLCLFLDRLRENRPSPACQPSADLPAFERNVATGIAFITFDIGIDGVSMEIAKYAEALRLFLGNPRIHYIAGHFEEFSDHVINPEDTWHILPIIQGFNDWPSYRHFFSQKLDRGGPLYNELIGRIWSEVLSICEQLGAIIEEHDIRLLYLVNTNSNPGNVSLGLATVLVSEYLGIPVVNNCHDFYWEDGESAVAREVAGTSRGPRDHFFTNSHVGEFFSVIEMLYPWESRSWVSACINATQVDVLCKRFGHNPANLVEIGTAIDTQHFRILDRRRTKDAWKQVADILSDGRVRLPAHAVADVIKEGRLAADIRRPMLIAGTKQANVDFANANTVLLQPTRIISRKRIEVSLKLIEKLFGISRFLNAFLDHPEKKLTLLVSGPVAQGQDAYLERLVGEFSKFVVRLPKAVQGRVYLAFLFSEFDHAEFRAQQSDPIEMPELYNISSLVVLPSKTEGRGLPIIESAACGVPILTHHYEPAEVFAAVIGETLAREDRLDVIIFRGTKFKDAMVERLCEQLLSPDRPEDMRSHNRRVVERRFSLAALTLDFGQILEKLHLQIQKPKRWMKCAGNAMERFAERVAVKSPELDALLETRQRTYLPGFGRMGLMLMLKSLIDPSYFRIEEQRMRGMAFEFAKRLMRETPGADDLDLGDCADFYNAIDSLFWVQAGEIPIQVDHSLAYRHRSRRHHPYRELTPQELTGVIISIHREAFGPIPSVEVAYDTSHQVADWPAMVARCFGGGIPEIDDRDFLNERLREDVPVAIFPGALTEHELEVFVLQTARMRLGLGTHDELPAEFLARIRRLAPITIIERRDPLPGGVSAETLEKYLVERADWELKLLYDTGVCRVIASEQMSVGIDFRQLGDEATRVLDEIRAAGGFIVALCPEAAMTTDAATLDRFHIGCATDPTTANILGIALGAGYVQWSPAGVRSTLAYPTPVQTAKSLSETLHTGRYARLRKRLGDSALRKALCEDAITCGSRVEDLIERLATVKGSQPGRVEAHALNGVYSDGCPWSGVIARVPPSRRALQYEILSSNKGNQTVPEFVRRFDKSADRRAQIAWNGGYILNAELVGKLGLPESYIGSPLGLIISQQRLLSPPLFEKPAFLVGEDRTLSIRRVSCKQGLTLRAGRTTIELGPETRNLAKPGSDPCFYDLFYDAPTLPGDGRSLVRLVGNRIMEIVNTKSGEHPPVLPVGLVVSFSAKSVPNSWKVGRALAIEIVGLTGIGNAVEAGPLLLAEGKIAVDMEREGWKTRTSIQSQAARIDYLDMRGPKIAIGLDDQGTLVVLAVNGRIRESVGATHIEMAEILLEQGMRSAMGFDPGGSATLVVNGETLNISPYNRDYERNVYSLSPEPRSVANAVVGY, from the coding sequence TTGGGCCAGCAGCGACACCCGCGCAGCGATGAGATGCTCGACTCGCTGCGCGAAGAAAATGTCACGACCTGGTTCGACCTGTGTCTATTTCTGGATCGCCTGCGAGAGAACCGACCGAGTCCCGCGTGCCAGCCCAGCGCGGATCTGCCTGCCTTCGAGCGAAACGTCGCGACCGGTATTGCCTTCATTACATTCGATATCGGGATCGACGGCGTCTCGATGGAGATTGCGAAGTACGCAGAAGCGCTGCGGCTGTTTCTCGGAAATCCCAGGATTCACTACATCGCAGGTCACTTCGAAGAGTTTTCGGACCACGTCATCAACCCCGAAGATACCTGGCACATCCTTCCAATCATTCAGGGATTCAATGATTGGCCGAGTTATCGCCACTTCTTCTCGCAAAAACTTGACCGAGGCGGGCCGCTCTACAACGAGTTGATCGGAAGGATCTGGTCCGAGGTGTTGAGCATCTGTGAGCAGCTGGGTGCGATCATCGAAGAACATGACATCCGCCTCCTCTATCTGGTGAACACGAATTCCAACCCCGGAAACGTCAGCCTTGGCCTGGCGACGGTCCTCGTCTCTGAATACCTGGGGATTCCCGTCGTCAATAATTGTCACGACTTCTACTGGGAGGACGGTGAAAGCGCGGTTGCGCGCGAAGTCGCAGGGACCTCCCGCGGCCCACGCGATCACTTTTTCACCAACTCACATGTGGGGGAGTTTTTCTCGGTGATCGAGATGCTCTACCCGTGGGAGTCGCGCAGCTGGGTATCGGCGTGCATCAACGCGACCCAGGTCGACGTACTGTGCAAACGCTTTGGTCACAATCCCGCGAACCTCGTTGAGATCGGAACCGCAATCGACACCCAGCACTTTAGAATACTCGACCGGCGCCGCACCAAGGATGCGTGGAAGCAGGTCGCGGATATCCTGAGTGACGGTCGCGTAAGGCTTCCCGCCCATGCGGTTGCCGATGTCATCAAAGAGGGACGGCTTGCGGCGGATATTCGCCGTCCGATGCTGATTGCCGGGACCAAGCAAGCGAACGTAGACTTTGCAAACGCGAACACAGTTCTCCTTCAACCCACCCGTATCATCTCACGCAAACGGATCGAGGTGAGCCTCAAGCTCATCGAAAAGCTATTCGGAATCTCACGCTTCCTGAACGCCTTTCTCGATCATCCCGAGAAGAAGCTCACACTCCTGGTCAGTGGCCCCGTGGCTCAGGGCCAAGATGCCTATCTGGAACGATTAGTCGGCGAGTTCTCGAAGTTCGTTGTTCGGCTTCCGAAGGCGGTACAAGGCCGGGTCTATCTCGCTTTCCTCTTCAGTGAATTCGATCATGCGGAATTTCGCGCCCAACAATCGGATCCGATTGAGATGCCTGAGCTCTACAACATCTCCTCCCTTGTCGTGTTGCCGAGCAAGACCGAAGGACGAGGCTTGCCCATCATCGAGTCCGCGGCGTGTGGTGTTCCGATTCTGACCCATCACTACGAACCCGCCGAGGTCTTCGCAGCGGTGATCGGTGAAACCCTTGCTCGCGAGGATCGCCTCGACGTCATCATCTTTCGAGGTACCAAGTTCAAGGACGCCATGGTCGAGAGGCTCTGTGAGCAATTGTTATCTCCCGATCGTCCAGAGGATATGCGCAGTCACAATCGTCGGGTCGTCGAGCGCCGATTCAGTCTCGCCGCTCTGACTCTGGATTTTGGACAGATACTTGAAAAGCTCCACCTTCAAATTCAGAAACCCAAGCGCTGGATGAAGTGTGCGGGCAATGCGATGGAGCGGTTCGCCGAGCGAGTCGCCGTGAAAAGTCCAGAACTCGACGCCTTGCTCGAGACTCGGCAACGCACGTATCTGCCCGGCTTCGGTCGCATGGGCCTCATGCTGATGCTGAAGTCGCTGATCGACCCCAGCTATTTCCGAATCGAGGAACAGCGCATGCGCGGAATGGCTTTCGAGTTTGCGAAGAGGCTGATGCGCGAGACGCCTGGGGCAGACGACCTGGACCTCGGGGATTGTGCGGACTTCTACAACGCCATAGACAGTCTCTTCTGGGTTCAAGCTGGCGAGATTCCGATTCAGGTCGATCACTCCCTTGCGTACCGACACCGGAGTCGCCGTCATCATCCCTATCGCGAGCTGACCCCCCAGGAACTTACTGGTGTCATTATCTCGATCCACCGGGAGGCGTTCGGTCCGATTCCATCGGTCGAGGTTGCGTACGATACTTCGCACCAAGTAGCGGATTGGCCCGCAATGGTGGCGCGGTGCTTCGGCGGCGGGATTCCCGAAATCGACGACCGGGACTTTCTCAACGAGCGCCTCCGCGAGGACGTTCCGGTTGCAATCTTCCCCGGAGCATTGACGGAGCACGAACTCGAGGTCTTTGTGCTCCAGACGGCGCGCATGCGGCTAGGCCTTGGAACCCATGACGAACTTCCGGCGGAGTTTCTCGCTCGAATCAGGCGCCTTGCACCGATCACGATAATCGAAAGACGGGACCCACTGCCTGGGGGGGTCAGCGCCGAGACGCTCGAGAAGTATTTGGTGGAGCGGGCGGACTGGGAACTCAAGCTGCTCTACGACACTGGAGTCTGTCGCGTCATCGCCAGCGAGCAGATGTCCGTAGGAATCGACTTCCGTCAACTCGGTGACGAAGCAACTCGGGTACTCGATGAGATTCGCGCAGCGGGAGGCTTCATCGTCGCGCTCTGTCCAGAGGCGGCGATGACCACCGATGCCGCAACACTGGACCGTTTTCACATCGGTTGCGCCACAGATCCGACGACGGCGAACATTCTCGGCATCGCGCTGGGCGCGGGCTATGTACAATGGTCACCTGCGGGTGTCCGTTCTACGCTCGCGTATCCGACACCAGTGCAGACCGCAAAGAGTCTCAGCGAAACGCTACACACCGGGCGATATGCGCGACTACGCAAGCGCCTTGGTGACTCCGCGCTGCGAAAGGCACTCTGCGAGGACGCGATCACTTGCGGTTCGCGGGTTGAAGACCTCATCGAACGTCTCGCGACCGTGAAGGGTTCTCAACCGGGGCGGGTGGAAGCCCATGCACTGAACGGCGTGTACAGCGATGGCTGTCCGTGGTCGGGCGTGATCGCGCGAGTCCCGCCCTCTCGCAGGGCGCTCCAGTACGAGATTCTCTCTTCCAACAAGGGCAACCAGACCGTGCCCGAATTCGTGCGTCGCTTTGATAAGTCTGCTGACCGCCGCGCACAAATCGCGTGGAATGGCGGCTACATCCTGAACGCAGAGCTGGTGGGAAAGCTCGGTCTCCCCGAGAGTTACATCGGCTCTCCCCTGGGATTGATCATTTCGCAGCAGCGGCTGCTGAGTCCACCGCTGTTCGAAAAGCCTGCGTTTCTGGTCGGAGAAGATCGAACACTCTCGATTCGTCGCGTGAGTTGCAAACAAGGGCTGACCCTGCGAGCCGGACGAACCACCATCGAACTCGGCCCAGAAACTCGCAATCTCGCCAAGCCCGGATCTGATCCGTGCTTCTACGACCTCTTCTACGATGCACCGACACTGCCCGGAGACGGCCGATCGCTCGTACGACTGGTAGGCAATCGAATCATGGAAATCGTGAATACGAAGTCGGGTGAACATCCGCCAGTGCTCCCGGTTGGCCTGGTGGTTTCGTTCTCGGCAAAGAGTGTTCCGAACAGCTGGAAGGTTGGACGGGCTCTCGCAATCGAGATCGTTGGACTCACGGGCATCGGGAATGCGGTGGAGGCTGGACCCCTGCTGCTCGCCGAGGGCAAGATCGCGGTCGACATGGAACGGGAGGGATGGAAGACGCGAACCTCCATTCAGTCCCAAGCCGCTCGCATCGACTACCTCGACATGCGCGGGCCAAAAATTGCGATCGGGCTCGACGACCAGGGCACTCTGGTTGTTCTTGCGGTGAACGGCCGCATTCGCGAGTCAGTCGGTGCGACCCACATCGAAATGGCGGAGATCCTGCTCGAGCAGGGCATGCGGAGCGCGATGGGATTTGATCCCGGTGG